DNA from Rhipicephalus microplus isolate Deutch F79 chromosome 5, USDA_Rmic, whole genome shotgun sequence:
GGAAAGCTCTACTGCTATGAAACAAGAATTGAATTGGGAGCTGCTTTCATCgcgtagaagaaaattgcgattaaaacttttatatctaatatttaataataaatctggaatcaataaggatatgtatttacagacgccgTATTATTTGTAAAATCGAATTGATCATTTTTTTAAACTGGGGGAATACCGTCCCAGGACTGGAatttttgcaaattctttttttgtcagaacaatacatgagtggaatgggctcacaagtgtctgctgtaaatgaaaatttgtttctttcgaatctgtaacccccctgctataacgccttcgggcgctgcaggtatacTTCAAATAAAGAataatcacgatatgattatgttTACACATTAATGGGCGAAAACAAAGCTCCAGGTTAGTTGCAAAAAGTCGATCGTTTGGCAGCAGCACTCACACGTTAGCCTTTTGTTTAGCTATACTAGGTCTCATGCCAAAAAATAAGCTCCTAGATTTTTGTGGTGTGGTCATTTCGAACCCGCGCTTTAATTATGCTCATGCATGTTTGTATGGATACACGCATGAGTGTGTAGAAAATGTCACATTTTTCAGAGGGTGGGCGGAGGAAAGGCGTTGAACTAAAGGTCTTTTAAAGATAGAGCAATTCCATTAACGAGAGTTAACAGTGTGTTATCTTTCCCTCGCTTCAAATTCTTTCTCCTTGGCACTTTGTCCCCTTTGATGGACCAAAGTACTTTCAGTAGTGACAGCGGCTTCACTCCAAGGTGCTAAGCATTAGAACACCGTTCGTGTCCACTTGATTCTTGGCCTTTTTATGTGCCAACATTTGGGTCAACTTTTAGGCAATAGCTTTTCCGCCTTAATGCTTGAAACAAATGACTGCTGGATTTTTTTTCTGCGATCACTTCCTTTGAAACAGCAGTTCGCGAAGCGAGGCATGCCAGCATAGGACATTTGCCAATGACTGAGTATTAAAATGAATTTTAACAAAACTGGTTCAGTTTTAGCAAGGCACTTTTGCTCACTagaacaaatagtagaacttatgAATGTGCTTCAGCAATTTTGTTACTTATGTGTGACAAAAAATTGAGTTTACACTAGTTGCATAAAGCTAAGGGAATACTTAAGcgaaaaataatgttttttgtACTATTAAGGGGTCCGCCCTACTCACGGCTGGTgcagaagcctagctaatgttCCAGCCGTTCACAGTCGTACCATGCACAATTAACATCCCCTTCCCATACCTCGAGTCATAATAGCTACGATTGGTTCGGGGAAATAAGGCAACATGCTAGGTGCGCTCTACGAAGGTAACAAAGGGTAGGCTTACACCCTTGGTTGTTGATCGCTTTGGCTCGCAGAGAAATCTGGAGTTCGTCGTCCCTGTCTGGTAGCTGGTGCCAGAGAGAGCGTCTCCCTGTCGGCACGCTCGTTTTCTCCAGCCTCCTGGTTTCCCTCTCTCTAACGAGGGTTGCTTTCTCTCGCCGAGGGAGAGTAACCCGTTTTCGGGAGCTCAGTGAGGAGGGGATAGCGCACGCCCGTCGCGGGGTGAACGGCCCTTCtaacaaggcactgcgccgtgtcgcctgtaggcagacagaaattaggtgccttcttccttttcctcacgAACCACTAACAACGACCCTTCAAAAGAGGCTTCAATGTCTCTTATCTCAACAGGACTGACGTGTCCTCGCAACTAGGCTGCCACAAAAGGGAAAGGAAGCATGGGCACGTGTGCTTCCCCACAACTATTAAGTTACAATTTTATAATGCCGATAACATTACTCGTACCGCGAGAAGACATTTGTCAAGCGAGCAAACCAAAGTTATCAAACTAAGTTAATTCATTGTTTCGCTTTAGTACCTAACAGCGAAGCTATTAACAGCGAAGCTATTAAATCTTAGGTTCTTAGTATGGCCTTCTTGGCTGATTCTAGGTCTTTCCTTGGCATAGACACAGTAGAGTCGAACCACAGCCTGTCCCAGACTTTGCAAGGATGCCCAAACTCTGGTGTGACAACACGAGAAGTTGGCTAGCTGTGGCACCGCCAGTAGAAGCGCGGGCCTTTTGTTGCTTGTACTTGGCTGGCGCGGCTGGCAAACATGGCACAGCAGTTGCACGGACTGTGTGCGTTGGTGGGCGTGGCAGATAAGCAACGGTACGGAGGCTTTTTTGAGAAGACCCGAAATTTTACTTTGAGATTCAAGAGGTTTGCTTTTAAGCAGCGAAAATGGGAGAACTGCTTTTAATTTTAGTATGACATGCAGCGCTTTAATTTCTCTTCTGGAGGGGTACATTAGTGCTGACTCTCGAGGACGCAAATTTTATGACTTAATGATAACTTATTGCTGAAAATATATACCAACAGCAATTACTTTACAAAATGTGCTGTACGTTGCTAATAAAGATTCTtaaaacaagcttttttttaaaaaaacaagaTTTTTAAAACAAGCCGAGTTTGGCCAAATACGTCCTCACTGATGAGAGTTTGGTATTTTGAAAcaatgcatatgcttgcttaGCCTAGTGGGCGAGTCCAAGTCATCCAAATTTTTTCGTTTACTAGAGTCAAGCGAATTAGGGTGTGGGTGTGCATTCTTTATTCTTAGCAACTCTTCTTCCGCCATCATTAATTTTGATCCGTGACCGAGCAAGGGCCTCCCCTCTGATTTTTGTCAAATCTTTCTTTACCGTAGGGGGTGGCGCTTACTCAAGATTTTACAGTATTTGCGAGGCATCACTGAAGTCTCATTGAAAGTGTTTTTTTATGTGCGTGCACTTATAACCTATGTTTGTATATAGGTACCTTGTAAGATGTatgcaaaaaacaaaataatttTCTGTTCCAGTTTTGTAGATTATCGTGAATTCACCAATTCTTTTTCACCCGCAAAGCCACCGCTTCTGCCCTTTCAATTTGCTGCGCAGCTCTCACTGTGTCTCCATCTATCTTGGCCTTCCACCTGATCAGATTACTGCCACGTGCTTATAAAACATCTCTGAAAAATCATTGCATTACCGACCATTTCTTAGTCTTAGCCATTGCTTTTCTCACAAGATGTTTGGCGCTAACTACCGCAATAGCTAGGAATAACTTTGTTCCAAAATGTAACAGACAAGCATTGCCTATTGCACTTgcattgaaaataaaatatgggATCCTATTGCGCATATAAACAAAAGATAAAAACTGCCTATATTTGTGTGGTACAGTATAGGTGAACATGACTCTCTTTATGTGCCAATCCAACACTCGTAACAAAGATATGGCTGCTCTCAGAACAATTTCAGAGGTTGAATTTTACAAAAAAAGTACGTTCTCTTGCAACATGTCTAAAGGAGTGTACCAGTGCATGCTGATGTGGCATCAATGTAATGGCAACATGTGATACATTTGGTTTCTAATAAACGTAGTTTAAAAAGATTATCAATGTTTTTCATCATTCTGAAGAGCGATTGGGCAAGAAACCAGGAACatcaatcaaagaaaaaaaacaggaaacaAGCCCGGACTGTGAATTGAAATGTCACAGAGCAGATATTCTGTGCTTGTTTCGCATTTTCTTTCTATAATGTCCCTGTTTATTCACGCAAATCGTAATCGCTGTGAATTACGAACTTGCCTAATGCTCTATACTTCTAAATTAGAGCATTCTGTTCTAACACATCATTAAGAGGAACTGATGCATACCTATTCAAGTAGAACATCACTGAATGAATGAAGTAAACACATCAAAACTCTTTACTCAGCAGTTTCGATTTCTGGCATTTGATTTCAAGGCACACAGCAGTCGGAAGCACCCAAGAAAGTTAGAGAGGAATACTATTCTTCCAACGAATCGGGCAAAAGTCAACAGGCAAAGTTTGCTGGGCATTCTAGCGAGGTCCTTTGGAGGACTCGGTGCTCCGCAGAAGCCTGTCCTGCTTTTGGCGCCGAATCTTCTCTCGCAGTAGTCGTGTCCGCATGACAATTAGAGGTACGGGTTTTTTTTGATCCTGTCGTGCCCGCGTGTCCTGCAACTGGAGTGAAGCTGCCATGTCTATGTCATCTGGTATGTGGATGTAGCGTACTTGGCGTCCCTGAACAAAAAAGCTTGCGTAGTTCTTCTCACCGCTGGGGCCAACCACAGTCGCATCGCTCAGGTCCACATTCATGAACCTGCACCGAGTTGACAATGGACTTGTGAAAGCTGCTATTTCTAAAAGGTACTGAATGGCACATTCCATAAACCCTGAGGCACTTTCAAAATCTCTGCATATGTAAGTAATGTCTAGGCCTTTGAGCAAAAAAAGGGGAATTTTTTTGAGTGGCAGaaatttttttgttagacacaatgaaATGAATCCGACAAACATGCCAAGGAAATTATTTGCTGCCTTTAACTGTACTGTGGTAATCATGGTGTAAATTGAAGTGAATTAAGGTGGCTGAAAATCCAACCTGTCAGTAGGATTACGTGATTTTAAATTAATTTCAATTCACATCATATTTATTAGTTAGCCAATGTACACAGctgcagccttgaaaaagactTCTCTAGTCGAAATGTTGGCTGTAGCAATGCCTCGTGTTCCAAGGATATTTTATCGCTTAAAGCTTCCATATTTCTGTGAACTTTTCCACGTTACTTAGGCCCTTGAGCAACACTTGAGTCACTGTGCCAGTCTGCTTGGAATTCTGCTGATAATTCACCACTTTGTATTTCCTATTATTTGCTGCAAATGTATTTGTATGATATATGCAAACGGGACTAGCGAAATtcgactttctctttttttttttttttcctttcgtcgcaTTTCACAGCCTTCGGACTTCAAACGTCGCTGCCCAGgaacaccgtttttttttttaacgcttcCGGTTCAGCAGTTTCCACAAAATAAGAAAATGCGGACGTATTGGCAAGCCTCACTGAACACATTTTTCGCAAGCTTCCGACCACATCGTATTGTTAGatacacgtaaaaaaaaaaaaaaaaactgtgcatggATGTCGTACACTGAGTGACAACAACATAGCCAGTGTGGACTCTCACCAGAGGCCCTGAAGCGGGCGAAGAATAATTAACCGCTTCAATTCATTTCCACTCAGAAAAGCCGGTGCGCATTTGAACCTGCCACATGATTACGCTACATAACAAGCGAAAGGCAGCGCTTTCGGCATTGTTCCTCGCATCTGTGTTGCTACCTCGTGCGAGTGCAGGTTCAATTAATTCTCATTAATTGTTCGCGTTTTCGCTGCGTGACCTGCGTGGAGTATGCTGATGGTCTTACGCGTCCACACTTTCAACGGTGCCCCAGACGCTTAGTTCGTTGCGCAGTTCAATCGTAGTCTGTCGGCCTCGCAGTGACTGTAACATCAACACCAACGACTTCGCCACCAGCGCCCGCTCCCTCGGAGTTGCCATCACAGCAATGAGAATGAAGTAAACTTAAATTTTTAGTGCATTCGGTGAGCTTTGTTTCCAGTACACACACTAGAGAGCACGTTATTCAACAACGTTTTGCAAACGCAAACTTCGCACAGATTCGCGCCATTTGAGCGAAATGAGGTGGGTGTCTAGTTTGAGCAAAGCCGCTCTTCCGCAGTTGCGTGCAATTTTTTTACCTAATTTGCAATGTTACAATGTCGCAGCTACTTTTTTaggtacaatttttttatttttacaaaacAATACAAACTATAGAGCGGTTTTTGTTTCGAAGTTTGTATTTCTCTACGGCAACGGTTACGGCCGCTGTTGGCTTCAGCACCCGCCATCGGCTTCCTAGTGGCTTCCCATGATCTGCCGTTCGAGTCGAGCGGCGCCCTCCGTTCTCTGAGCCTGTCTGAGCATTCGGAACTTCTGAAAGTATTCGAAGGGATGGCAACGACGCGATCGGTGATTGCTTTCGATGGTTGAGCCGGGCATTGAGCTGCACAAGGGTCGCTCCTTCGATCACCGCCATGAAGGCCGACGGGAAAGACGAGCCGGTGATCACCAACAACCGCTTCACGGCACTGTGCCTGGCGTGGAACGTGATACTGTCCATTCTCATTGTGATCCTGAACAAATGGGTGTACGTGTACGTCAACTTTCCGAACATCACCATGACCATGTACCACTTTGCGATGACCTTCGCGGGCCTGCTAGTGTGCCGCGCGCTGAACGTGTTCCAAGTGAAGAAGCTGCCGCTGCGTCATATGTTGCCGCTCGCCACGACTTTCTGCGGCTTCGTGGTTTTCACCAACCTCTCCCTGGGTCACAACACGGTGGGGACCTACCAGATCATCAAGACGCTCACCATGCCCACCATCATGGTCATCCAGCACTACTGGTACAAGAAGAGCTTCTCGCTGGGCATCAAACTCACGCTGGTGAGCGCATGAAAAAACTCGGCAGCGTTGTTACGCAGGCTTGTCTTGGGAGCATATATTTGAGACCTACACTATTCAGAACGCACGCGTAATGGTAAAAGAACGCAGTGTAAgcaccggctgcaacatcattTATAAGTTGCGAGTTTACTCGGCTGCACGGTCGACGGTGGCTTTATAATGTTTCTGTGCGTGATACTCCACGTTGTCACTAATTGACAGTCTCAAATGAGATGCTCTAGTTTCCTACCCTTTTGAAAGTGGCAGCTTTCTTGCATCAATAATTCCACTCTTTATAGAAGCCTGAAGAAGAATGTAAGAGCGTTTAGTATTCATGCCGAGAACGCTGATGTTTATGGCAGACTTGTGTACGAACCTGATGCAAACAGGTCTGCGCAGGTGCCGCTGACGTTGGGCGTGTATCTCAGCACCTACTATGACATCCGGTTTAACATCCTTGGCACATGCTACGCCCTGGCCGGTGTGGTCGTCACGTCCCTCTATCAAGTGGTGCGTACTTTGTAACACTTGGGCATTTCGTTTGCATGTTGCATAATTGCTCATTGCAGAATTTGCTCTGTTTGCCTCGGTGGCACAGCGATTATAGTGTGCGGCTGCTTACCTAATAGTGGCAGGCTCAATCCCGGCCGCTGCAGTCAAATTCCCATGGACGCAAAATGCAAGAGGCCGGTGTACTGTGAAATGTCATTGCATGTATAAGAAGGAACACAAGATGAGCAAAATTTTGGGGGCCCTCGACTGCTacatgcctcataatcatatcgtgcttttgccACCTAAAACCCAGAATAATATTATTATTCAGATCCTGATATTATAGCTCATCTCATCTGACTTGTTGGCAAGACGTGCTTTGCGACATGTGTAGACTAGTGCAGCAAGTAACTACTACTCCAAATCAGTGCAGGCGTTCTTCAGATTGGTTTTTagagtgtgtttgtgcactgtaTTTGTGCTGGCTTTCAAGTACAGTCTAACCTAAATAATGATAAGCATGGGTATAACAAATTAATTAAATTATTATAGCAAAGTAGGTCTTTAATGTTTCTCACCAGTAGCGACTTGTCACAGTTATCCGATGCAACAAAGGCTGAGGTGTTCGTTGGTTTGGGCAGGTCAGTGTGACATACTGCAAGCTTAACAAGTGTAGAAGATGAACATTAGTAGAAAACTTAGACACATTACCAGTGCATCACTGTAAACCAAGGTTTATTCAGAAACAAGCTTTTTATAATGTCTCCCAGCACATCTGACAACCATTATCATCGAAAACAAATGAACTGCATTTGTACATATGAATTCATGTGTATTTCTATGAACGCTAACAGTTGCGTGCTCACCATGTTACCGACGGTAGCAATAACCTCACTTGTCTGTTTAGCACTGGTCCTGTGTGCATGCATTTTCCTTTAGCATTAATCTATTTTGCTCGTCAACATCATTGCTGTAACAAAGTCCTTTTTGTGTGAGATGTTCTGTATTTGCTGCCTTTGACCTTTGCAACTTTGAACCAAGTTTGTCGGAGAAACGCATCTTTGACTGTGGTCGTAAATAGTTGATTCTTTCATCTCGTGCAGTGGGTGGGTGAGAAGCAAAAGGAATTCCAGGTGAACTCCATGCAGCTGCTCTTCTACCAAGCGCCCCTCTCAGCACTCATGCTGGTGGTGCTGGTGCCGATAGTCGAGCCACCCTGGGCGCCCGGAGGATTCCTCTATCAGCACTGGAGCTGGCTGCACTTGGTGGGTTCCCTGGTGGACTTGATGTTACGTAGCTCGCTTTCAGCTTTCTTCTGTGTCACTGCCTGTTGGTTTCTTTGGTGGTTTAGTGCACTTAACAAGGACTTTATATTTACGAGCATCTAAGGTGCTTGTTAAAATAAAAAGCCCTAGATACCTTATAAAGAGTGAAAAATGATTGTCAGCGTCAACATGACTGATACAAAAAATAGTCATATTATGGCACCACCTCATGACTTTATCATAACATGATGTCATCACATGGCATTGTCAATTGTTCAGTTGTCTAATTACGAAGGCAGTGCAGTACCATTATAAGTGCAGTAAGTTTTGAGGGCCTTCAATTGTGGAAGCAGGGCACTACCTTATTAGATGCAGAACAATGTGGGAGGTGGAGGGGGGAGGGATCAGTACATcggctgagagaaaaaaaaaagatggcttttTTGGTGAATGCACAAGGGACTAAGAGAGTTCTTCGCGAAACAGCACTCGGCTGTGCATTAGGTGTCACTTCAGCTTAGCTTAAACCATTTGCACTAAATCCACTTTGACATAAATGCATGAGACTGTCTTGTTTTCGAATCCTCCACAAGCCAATAATGAAAGTGTAACGAGACTGGCAGTGTTACAGGGCTTCTGACCTGATACTGTAGTGTAATGCGTGCAGCAGTAGTGAAGTTCCATCAAATTAACTCATGACATGCCTTTACTGTGCACACCTGTT
Protein-coding regions in this window:
- the LOC119174884 gene encoding U7 snRNA-associated Sm-like protein LSm10; amino-acid sequence: MATPRERALVAKSLVLMLQSLRGRQTTIELRNELSVWGTVESVDAFMNVDLSDATVVGPSGEKNYASFFVQGRQVRYIHIPDDIDMAASLQLQDTRARQDQKKPVPLIVMRTRLLREKIRRQKQDRLLRSTESSKGPR
- the LOC119174883 gene encoding solute carrier family 35 member E3 isoform X2; amino-acid sequence: MKADGKDEPVITNNRFTALCLAWNVILSILIVILNKWVYVYVNFPNITMTMYHFAMTFAGLLVCRALNVFQVKKLPLRHMLPLATTFCGFVVFTNLSLGHNTVGTYQIIKTLTMPTIMVIQHYWYKKSFSLGIKLTLVPLTLGVYLSTYYDIRFNILGTCYALAGVVVTSLYQVWVGEKQKEFQVNSMQLLFYQAPLSALMLVVLVPIVEPPWAPGGFLYQHWSWLHLMLVLSTGVVAFLVNLSIYWIIGNTSAVTYNVVGHMKLMLVLVGGFVVFQDPVHTEQAIGIVVTLTGVLLYTYIKLKETTKAALPSPAEAKPLIKT
- the LOC119174883 gene encoding solute carrier family 35 member E3 isoform X1 → MKADGKDEPVITNNRFTALCLAWNVILSILIVILNKWVYVYVNFPNITMTMYHFAMTFAGLLVCRALNVFQVKKLPLRHMLPLATTFCGFVVFTNLSLGHNTVGTYQIIKTLTMPTIMVIQHYWYKKSFSLGIKLTLVPLTLGVYLSTYYDIRFNILGTCYALAGVVVTSLYQVWVGEKQKEFQVNSMQLLFYQAPLSALMLVVLVPIVEPPWAPGGFLYQHWSWLHLMLVLSTGVVAFLVNLSIYWIIGNTSAVTYNVVGHMKLMLVLVGGFVVFQDPVHTEQAIGIVVTLTGVLLYTYIKVQQSAKERPLKETTKAALPSPAEAKPLIKT